TCTCAGTCTTCAGTTGTCAAGTCAAGAATGAACATTTTATTGATGAAATTGTAGACAGTCCAGTTTGTGCAAGGTATATTTGTGGAAAAGTATGACCCTACAATCGAAGATAGCTACAGAAAGGTAAGTGACCGTTAGCTGTATATTTTAGAAGATCAATTGCTAATGCGAtaacatgattttttttaaatatatataccctaTAAGTTACAGATATATCTTTATTTTGCTTTCAATTATAATACAGTAATTACAATAAGAAATCATAATAGTTGTTGAGCCATATCCTATATTCTGCTTCAACTAAATATTGATTGCAATATATAATGAAAAAGTTTAGCTCACTGAATTTTTTGCCCAAATTTGGTTCAATTTACCAAAATCATTCAGTTTTCATCTCTAATTACCTGGTGTAGTGTTTCTAAGCTCTGATACCAATTATGCAATTAAACCACCCCTGTCTAAATAACTGCTTGTACTAAAACTtggttttttaacaaaattttcactttATAGATTATAGATAGTAGATTATAGGTAGTAGATCTGATTCCGATATGTTGCTTCCTTTTTTCCCTATTTTCAGTTTTAATATTCTGTAATTTGAGTCTCATATCTTAGTGTTTATGATCCCTTGTAGCAAATTGAAGTGGATGATCAAAACTGCATGCTGGAGATTCTTGACACTGCTGGCACTGTAAGTGGCACTAACTTAATACTTACAACTTGGTACACTACATACTTGTCTTGTGACAAGTACATGAGACCACTGTTAGAAGCaatgttttttagtttgttcCAACTGTTTTACATGTTACCATTACAATGATGTTGTTACAAAAATAGCCCATACTTTACCAGATGTATTGTTTTTATCCTCCCCATGACTTGTAACTGCTTTTAGAAAATAGATAATATTATTTTGGTTTTGACTGttgtgtttatttatattagGTGACCCAAAGTAAGAATTGGCCACTTGTCAAGATTCCTCTACATTTTGTCTTCCCAAAATTTGATAACTTTACAAGAGCAGGGTCTGACTCAAAACTTTGCTATGTAGAACCTTTCATGAAGACAGAGTACTGATAGAGCAGTGTTGGCACGCCGTGTATAGGACTCTACATTGCGCTAATAGTCATTTGTTTCAATTGGTACTCTCTAGTGATAAAATTGCGTGCGGCGATGAGAATGGTAGCATGATGATTGACTTGGAGATTAGTACGTAAGCGTGCTTTAAGTGAGATCGTTTTTGCTGTTATTTTCACTGAAGAAATGGTTACACATAGGTTCTAATAACATAATTATGGTTGAACAGATTTAATTAACAAGTGATATTTGTATAATAAGCTTTGCAATTGCTGCATAACCGTTTCGTTTCTCATTATATCATAGCTGTCGCTGGGGAGTACAGTGGCAACTCAAATTAGTGATGCCAGATAACGTTTAGGAACACCATTACTATCTGCCACTATGTGGTACTGTTTCTACATAAGAACAATTTACTGCCATGCAGTTGAGGTGGGGATTTCTTTTTTAACTGGTTTTCAACCCTCTGAGATCTCAGTATAGTAgccgctcctataatgtaaacatccTAATAAGTAAAttccttataacgtaaaatatttatttaaagttttttctttttactaCATGAAAAATTGAATTTTGACTCAAAGTGTAAAGTCGACGAAAGTTCTCAGATTTGATTTGGATAACAAGCATCTCATAGTTAGCCTTTAAAATAACGCTTTCTCCCTTGCtgcacttgggagagaaaatTACATATAGGGTtttctttattatataatactagtacctTGACAGTCTTGTTTGCCATGAGAGATGATCAGGTTTgttgataaagtacagagaataagtagctgcacaattattcaaaaataatataaaaatggatCGATCGGtgcaagtgttagagtgtcggtttACCAAGATGAATGTCACCAGTTGGAGTCTCATCGAAAGCTATCTTATATCCTAACCTTTAACCCTGGCGATGGATAGACGGACAGGCATCACTCTTTTAGTAAATACATACTtggttttactttatttgagatatataaaagtattttttattttttttctttgcagattagaccttgctgtctaggAAAAAAGTCTATGTAAATTGACATTGAGGGTGTGTGCTCTTCATCACTGAGCGTAATCatggaccgagtgaaagtgataaaaaataggAGAAAAGTTTTCAATACAAGCCAATAATGCTAGTTTTTGTacattcattaaattaaaaagttgagtCAACTTTTTTACCTTTTTCCCAGGCCAAAGGAGTAATTCGGGAAGAACTTAGAACGGATTAGACTATTTACAAGTATTTTACTGTTAGTAAATCTCTATAATGTAAACATTTCCGGAATGGATTCTCTacattgtaggagtgtctactgtattgaaATCACAAGCAGACATCCCTAACACTGCAAAAGAATACAactcaaaaaaataaattgaaaaatacaactcAAGTTTTTAATGTGCTTTTATTCTTGTCATtttcaaacaaataaaacaaacaaataagaCATAGCAATCGATATAAGCATAAGATATAAGCAATCGGCAGAATTATTCCAAGACTTTGGAACTTAagattagctcagttgattaGAACGTCAATTCAGTAAGCTGAGTGTCTTAGGTTCAAACCTCACATAGGTGAGGCGTCTCCTAAACATTTTTTCAACACAATCGCACTTTATGGAAGTCCGTCTCCAAAATAAGTGGCAGACGTATTAAAGTCATTCATAGAACCAGTCGTAGGTTCTGATTATGGTTTCTCTTCACGAATAATGAGTTTTTTATACCCGTGAACCTCTACTTACGACAATAATTGTTTCTGGACGCAGTTTCGTAAGTAGAAAATTCTGTAAGTAGAAACAGTTTTACCGTGTAAATATCATAATCCATTCTAATCCCCGGAACTCAGATATAACATTTGTATACAATGTAGATACGTTTAGCAGTTAAGACCGATTACTAAGAAGCGATTACTTGTTAGAATAATGTTACTACATAATAAATAGATGAAGTACacattgaaaaaaagaaaaacaaaaaataatgagtAAAAGCTATGAAAATATAAAAGGCATTGATAGAACCAGTCATAGGTCCTGATCTTGGTTTCTCTTCATGAATAATAAGTTGTtctatacagtggaacctctacttacgaCAATAGTTCATTCCGGAAGGTTTGTTTGTTTACCGTTGGCATGGGTCATATAGACGAGGATAAGAACAAACTACGAAAGAACTCAGAAGAGGTTGGTGTTGTATGGTTGTCTTGGTTTTGTTTTGCgcagaataaatgtttttaaaaatctaagTAGAAAGATCGATTTACATCAACACGAACTAAAAAACTGTTGTCATACAGAACGCAGAATTTGGATTTGCTAGAAACGGCAGTTGTCCTACTCTGCATATGATAtaggataactccaaattatatcGCAAGCGAACATGAAGCACTTAGAATAAACTACGTTTGCTATCACAAGACACTGAGTGAGATGCATTCTAAGTTATACCCGTGAGAAGCAAACAGGCCATGGCACGAAACGATCAAACGGGCCCAAGTACAAAAGGATTTTTGCATCTAGAAATATCTTTCATAAGTCGAGGCAAATTGTTTACCAAAAGACGTTTTGTAACATGAAATTTCACATGTAGAGTCTTTCGTGAGTAGAGGTTCCAATTTATGTCATTTTATTTCTTAATGTTTGTTTCTCTGCTTTGACGCagcttttatagttgtttgtgTTCAGTTAAATAAAACGCTATGATGATACATCGAGATACTCTGATCCTAGTAGCCTTATTGGCTCTGTTATTGAGGTCAAGGAATTTGGCTCAGTATCAGCTGACCTTTTCTTAAATTACTCTGACATAATTTCCATAAATCCACTAATGACCATAGTATAGTAATAGTATCCTAGTTTATCCACTAACAAGCATCATAAACTGCAAGCTTCTATTGTTCTAAATCCGATTGTTTAATTAGTGCTGATCATGGCCCAATTATTTCTTACTAGTACTCTGACAGTCCAGTGCGCCAGGGTGTAATACCTAAGTGCACAATTACTCCAAAGTTTTCACTTTGAAAATTTTCACTATTGATCACGGGCAAGGGAGCAGTGTAATGCTTCTACAGACTAAAGTtacaaattaaatttgtgtGGTATTTTCGCAATTGCTTACAAATAAAAACCTGCTTAGGTTATTCATATTTTCTGTAAAACTAAATATCTGGTTCTTGTTAGCTTTAGAATGGATTGGTGGAATGATATTTAAATCAGCTATCGTATCGTGAACCAGGACATTTCTAGCCTTAGAGGCTGTTCCAATTTGCTCATTAGCTGGTCCATATGCTACAGGGACTAGCAATTAAAAGGCCTATTCATTTTAAACTAAAGCTGTCATTGTTTTGGCATAGCATCTCTTATTACAATACTCTCAAGCAAACGGAGCCAATATCTGGAAATAGAGGTTTTTGGAGAAAATATATTCTCACTTGAATGTTACTACTTTTTAGGAACAATTTACCGCCATGCGAGATTTGTACATGAAGAATGGACAAGGCTTCATTTTAGTTTATTCCATCACGGCTCAATCCACATTCAACGATTTACAAGATCTCCGGCTACAGATACTAAGGGTCAAGGATACTGCAGAGGTTAGTTCAGCACTCAATTCCATGTGGCTCTCAATCCTGTCTAGTAGTAGAGTAGTAGGGTGCACCAGTTTTAGGTTTACCTCATGGCATCTGCTATGTTATTCTATACACCCACTATGTAAGTATTGTAACTGTTAGTCAGTTTTAAAcgtggtttttatttttatgtactaATCTATTTGCAACTTCAGGTACCCATGGTGCTCGTTGGTAACAAATGTGACCTGGAGGACGAGAGAGTTGTTGGTAAAGATCAGGGTGAAGGACTGGCCAATGAATGGAGGGTGAGGTTCATGGAGACATCGGCTAAGAGCAAGACCAACGTGTCTGAGGTACTCCGTATCGCTTTCGTAGACTGCTTATGAAAAATGAATTGGAGCTttctatatgtataaataatatgtcTCTAAAGTCGTTTATCCATTTCAGGTCTTTAAGTCACAATTGTGACATGGCCCATTGTTATGAAAGGTCTTTAAGTCACAATTGTGACATGGCCCATTGTTATGAAAGGTCTTTAAGTCACAATTGTGACATGGCCCATTGTTATGAAAGGTCTTTAAGTCACAATTGTGACATGGCCCATTGTTATGAAAGGTCTTTGAGTCACTATTTTGACATGGCCCATTGTTATGAAAGGTCTTTGAGTCACTATTGTGACTTCTGCATACAACATTGTTTAGAGTGGAAATTTCCATACATTCCATGCAAGCACATGTAGTGCTGATGTCTGATTGGCTAGGGAACATCTTGACCTGTAAATTCTGTAAAATGTACTTGAAATTGTGATAAATAATACTTCAAAACTGTTACAAGTATGTGTACTCTAGGCTGCAGGAAAAACATTGTCAATTTGAACTCAATACTACACGATCTTACGCGGCTGTAAATTCAGTTGTAATTAAGCAATTTGAGATATACAAGCAGCTGCCAAGAGGTGATTTTTTTCTAGCTTTCGATGACATATATTCAGTAGTCTGAAGCATCTAAATTCTGAGTTCTAACAAGCACTCAGTTATAGGCATCGTGTATTGAACAAAAATTTGTAGCTGATCAGTCGGTGCCATGAATTCACATGGCTTTCTACTGATATGTAATTAACTTATAAGAAATCTGAAAGCAGCATCAGAAAGAGGACCTTTTGAACTTCAAAATGGATATGGGGTGTGTTATAAAAAAATGCATCCTTGTGGGTGAAAAGTGGCAATAAGAACACTAACACCAGTTTTCTTTGTTTGTGCTCGGGAGCTTCAACTTACTAGCTTATTGTTTGTCGATAAGCAGACCTGAAATGGTTATGTTATTTTCAATTCATTGacagaaaaatgttgtttttaaagatttatagGTAACTTTTTGTCTTGACTATTGAAATGTGTAGATTTGAAATATGTGATCAGATTGAGCGAATCACGCTTTGCTTTCTCCAGTCTCGAAAAACTGGTCAGTGTGTATAAAATAGAACATGGTAATTGGTTTTCCTAAAAATGCAATAATTTAGGCTGAACACAGGACCCGATTTTGTCCTAGATGGTGTAATTCAGTGTGGCTACCACATGTCAACCACTACAATTGGCTCACTCAGACAAGGAGTttaggttattattattaaaggttgatttgcaacaaaattcacattacagttatttagtatcaaaagattcaccatgtcttactctgctgtgttgtaggcgcaaaatatgtggaaatgtgattacaagctcttaaaagctcaaaaacaagcaGTAAATCGCAGTCATcacaaaactgccgtagattgaaatctcttcccaaaatggctcaaatgggacgtagttgtacaagatggcttccgttcacactttcacgcaacctcatttgttgaaatattttcacaaatatacttcacgtattcaataaaaccatgtctattgttcttgcgCGTCCATTTtctcattgtaatgctgtcactttgagcactgatatcttataacctaccgtaaaaattcgttaattttttaaccatcgctcgaaagagtacatatcattgtctgataaacatgacgagcctgttagtcacctttgataatcgaaaagtgctgcagaaattatttgcgaagtatgggtcacatgatcagatgacgattagaccaagccgaaacaaaactgtaaagtagcgagcatctatatttgatacggggtcttcggtaaaacccgaagtgtttgtcataaactagtgctacgagacgttttatattgagccttttattggcctttccatTTACGTGacaacatcacgtgacaaaacaatagccaaatgtaatgactacgtcagagaaataaactgattccgatctacggcggttttgtgatggctgcgattaactgttcgtttttgagcttttaagagcttatagtcacatttccacatattttgcacctacaacacagcagagtaagacatggtgaatcttttgataccaaataactgtaatgttaattttgttgcaagtcaacctttaaatacatTCCAGATCTTTCTGGTGTGGAATATACCAGAATTTGCtggcaattaatttttttccttCTCACTGATGATCACCACTAGTTTTGCGTACACAAGCTTTGGCAGCCATTTCTTATCAGGCATCAGTCGTGGAACACTCGCATGTTTGTTATATTTGGAGTCTGTAGAAATTTGTTTATCAGGTGATCGCTAGCCTGAGACACCTATCTAACACACATAAATAGATAGGTAGGTGGAGGATGGCTTAAACTATTATGGTGGGTACGGAGATGATTGGTGTACGCCATGTTATACAAATGAACCGCTGAAGATGTTACAGAGatttcacatacatgtagtcgTTTTCTATTAGTACTTCGGAGTTGTGTCCTCGTTCTAGCTATTGTAAAAGTAGAAGACAACTTTTCAGTTAGTGGTACATAAGCCATTTGTAATCCAGTCTATACTTTGCTATAGATATTGTTTACATACCTTGTAAGCCGTCTTGTGTAAACATTACAAAACATCTGAAGGAGGGAAGTGTTTTTTGTAGTAAAATCCGAAGTTGTTTTTGATAGTAACAGAAACATTGCTGCAAGTAGTTACTTCTCagttatgtttagtttttattttagaccTATCAGCTCTAGCATGTGTtctcaattttttatatatatttttagatatTCTTTGAGTTGGTGAGGCAAATAAACCAGAAGGTGCCAGATGTAAAGAAAAAGCAAGGAGGAGACAACTGCTGTGTCTTGCTATAGAGACCAGCTTATCTCAATCGTTCATCAGTACAGATGAATCGTAAATCTACTGTTATTTTATATGCTCCCATTTCTTATCTTCTTGTTACTAGTCACTTCACACCGTGCCGGTTCAACTACGACTACAACCTGAGTGCTTTAATTAcgattataatatttttaagtaCACATTTTACGCttttactattatttttattaaaataattatatatttcttAGTATTTACGGTCATGTTACTCTTTAGTCAGGTTTGGTGCAATATTTACTTTTGCTATCCAATATTAAAGCTTGCACATTGTTGCTTAGGATTAGGGAATTTTTAAGACCTTTTGCCAGCTGGTATCACACATTTATTTTGATAGGATTTTCTATCCTAATTCCATACTGTATGGATATAACATGTACATCAATCTCTAATTCATTAATAAAAGCACCTGCGCAAAATGTCAATGCTAACTTACTGCCTGCGCATAATCTATTGTCCTTCTCTTTCTCTATTAGCAAACAATCGTCAGTAACAATGCGTAATTTAGGTCATTCTCTAGTATGTAGGACCCTGGCATTTAAAAAAGTTACAGTGAAATTTTGTTATAGTCACTTGGCAAAACAGTTTTGTGTACTTCGTGCATTGATTCCTAACTGATGGTTGTATACTATGCTAGCATAGGAGAACCATTGTCTTACTTGTCAATCTTGGGAAACCTTATCACTACATCTTAAATGATAAACGCAGGAAAACAATGCAAGTACTACTGCATTACACGGAATGAAAATAGATTGGTGTTATATGTAAATGTTGCCTGAATATTCAAGATTGACCTTATGTCAAAGATAATTTTAGCATTACCAGGGTGTGTGAATGTCTGACTTCGTGTAATATATTCATGTATGGGTCTATCATGGATTATACCATAGAAATATGTGACAATTTATCCCTTCTAACTTTGATATTCTTCCCACCCATACACCTAAAACGATAAGCAATTTATAAGGTATAGCAGTTAATAAATTGCTTTGTCTAAAAATACTGTCTTGTAAAACTAAGTGCTGCTCTGTTGACCGTGAATATCATGACGCTGGACAAGAATATGTTTCCTGAAATCACCCATTATTGTTTGTCGTGTGGAACCTAATGGAAAGTAGCACAAAGCATAGCGAATATTGGGGCTAAAGGGTGGTTAGATTAGTGAGGTCTTAAATCTCAGGCTAACACTCTATTGTAGGAATAATCAAACAACAGACGTTTCATTGTACCACTGAAAAAATAACTATAGATTTGAAGATTCACAATGAATCAAAGTACCAACTTTTTACTTTCACACCTTGTTTTAGTCTGTATACTTCCATAAAAAGTGTCATGTCTCATGGAAAATCAAAAAGAGTTTCGAATGAAAATTAAGACAACATAAAGTTTCAAGATATTTTATAAGTAATAAGCTAAAAGTTATTACtttaaaataacttaaaatgtccttaaaaattaaaatgcccCGGCTGAATGCCGGGTCTGCTCTATAGATTCAGGCAAGTACTGTAATCATGCTAcattaatataattatgcatcGATGAAAGATTTGTTACAATTTGTTAACTGTCAGAAGTGTATGACGAGGATTCCATTTGTTCTCTGCCAATGCATCAAGCTAACTCGGTAACCCATACAAGCGCCCGCCCTCCCTCTTCGCTCCTCCTCCTCCTTGTTGCAAAAGAGATCCTACACCAATGTTACATTTGAAGAccaatatcatgaaaaaattcaCAATAGTAAAATGGATGTTCATGGTTTCACCCCTTAGAGTGAAATTGTTGTGTTGGTTGAAaactattttagtttttttattatttgccaTTTCTAATAAATTTTTGTCAGATATGTAGATGTTGGAAGGTACAGGTAATATGGTGGAAACCACCTCAATCCTCAGTTTCTGAACACTCTGACCAGCATATCTCTTGTTTGCTGTCAAACCCTGTATGAATCAGGGTTTGACATAATCTCTGGAACTTTTTATTTTAGGAGGCAAAGATACTGTAGATATgcttttcaaaacattttaaaccaGGTTTTTCAGATTTTTCTTTCAACAGTCCAACTTATAATCATAAATGTACCGGTGCAGAGGATGTCATAGTACATATCATGGCAGCTTCTGGGTCAAAAGAATtcttttgattgtttttgatttcaAGTTGTTAagtacaaaaaatgaaaaatttacatttacagAAGTATACATTATGCAGTCTGGCATCAAAACTTATACCAACATACAGATGTTGTTATTAATGTTTATCGTCACATTCATACATTATCAAACTCAGAAGACGGGAAGGCCACATTCGTGTCGCTCATTAGAACCTTATTAAGGTATGGCCACACgtaacaattttattgttagttcttatcgaaatcacgaaatgaatgaaaaacacagaaATATTCGGCCGAAATTTACAGTTGTTCGAGCTGTGCATGCAAACCGAAAttgtcgacgaaacgcttttaattggctaaacaaattattagcgagcgtGATTCTAGCaacttttgaaatttatatattcCAAGACACATATCGTGACACGCAAATAGTACTACTGTGATTTagcatagtaaatacgatgcaaccgacttgattgcgctaaagatggcaactctttttaCAACCGAACTTTTGCTGttaaaaacatttgttattcttaaaaaagaaatgaattgtAGCCGTGCTGTCCGAACGATAAAAAACTAACaatagcgcaatcaagtcagttgcatcgtatttactatggcagATTGctttagtatttttcttgcgtgcCGAGTTATGTGCCtcagactatataaattgcgaaagctgctagaattttgcttgctaataatttgtttagccaattaaaagctttTCGTCAACGATTTCGGtttgcatgcacagctctgacaattttgtgaatttcggccaaataattctgtgtttttttttaatttcgtGATTTCAGTCAGAAGCAACGTTAAAATCATTATGTTTGGTCGTACCTTTACTCTACCAAAAGCTATCATCAACACATGCCCTGTCATAAAGTACCTCGTCTCAGAACACTGATTATGTGTCATTTTCTGATTGATAGTCAGTTATTCTACAACCAACCAAATAATTCCTCTAGCATAGTTGGGATTTTGCCAAGTTTCACGAAAAACAATTCCATGAAGACCCTACCGATGTTCACTCATAAAGCCGCTTATACAACCTTCCCTACGCATCAATCGGCTTAGGAGTAAATAAGCATTCCATGAGATAGGTGATTTGATTTGTGTTACTCTTTGTGTTTGCTTAAATTCTTATAAAAGATTTCTTCAGAGTAGTATCTGATGAACTTTGACCTATATTTGCCAAGACTGGATCACATGATAGATGATTTGGCTCCCTCCACTAATAAAGGTATATCAAGAGCTGCTAGCGCCTTCCACAGAAAATAACCATTTGCTTTTATGGCTATTAAAAAGCTAGTACTAGACTTAGAATGCTCTTTCACCTTTTAGCTTTTGTGAATTCAGTATTCACATTttagttttcacatttttttggGGCTAAATTATGTGAAATCATTACTGTAATGCTAACCAAGTCTGTTCATCTGTAACCTGTAGCCATGGGTGAATGTTGGGAAATAGATTTGCATCGCATAGTCTTTGGCCTCGGACATTTGGCTTAGCAGCTAGGCACGCTTCCCTCGGTTGCAACTCGACCACCTTGCTGTATtgcggaataattgtgcagatatttattacacctgacaatctcccACGACGCACCGTACTGTCAGGGTACTGCGTGTAGTTTCTCATAAAAATGACAGTTTCTGTTAGCTCGACTATGCCACGAACTATTAGCAATGTGTAGTTTAGATGTTTGTCATTTCTTATTCAGAACATCTCTTCACTCTAAAGTAGTCAATTACGAAAAGTAAATTCCTTGGTTTACCGCGCATTCAGCTTGAGTCAGTCATCTTTAGGACAGCGTATTTACATCTTATAGCGTAGATGATGGGCTCCATGCTTTGAGGCAGCATTTCAAAAAGAAGGATAACCTCCGTTGCTAATTTGAATAGAAATAAACTTCAAAAGACGATAATGTTAACTAAACAAATGAGCTTGTATTTAATTTGATTAATTTGAGATTCTTTAATTTGCCAACAtttaaaatggtttaaatttttaattataaactGCAAAAAACTGGCCGATATTATATGACCGTCATGTCTAAAGATGATAATATTGACAAACAGAACAGAAGAAAACGTATAACCATGAACTGCTCCGTGCTGAGAAAGAAAGACTGTGGCCGTAGTATTAGTGGGAGCTGTAGAATTTATCGTCCATTTTGATTTTTAAGCAAAAGAGTCGGTTTCAAGTCGCCCTCAATCGCGAGGCATGTATACAAGCTTCTAGAGTAGTGGTTTTAAACCTGGGTTTGATCAAACACCAGTGGTTTGGTGAGCCAGTCTCAGGGGATTGGTGGAGGTCTCTTAAAGGCAACAGCAGAAGTCGTACTGATGTACAAAGACATGTATTGATGACAAAATATGTACAGAGCACCCCTGGTTACGATGTCACTGTAATATTATGATTTTTTTGCCTAACGATGTCACAGACGATACTTTTTTGTGTCCACCATAAGGCATTTTTTCGCCATGTGACATTGCGAATGCGGAATTAAAATTTGGTAGTCGATGTGCTGAATAAGTTggaataacgaagatgccgaTACGCTATTTGCCTATATCTCTCCTATAATGCTTAAAAAAGATACAATGTTTGCACTCTCAGTTCAACGTTATaacttataagttatagtgaaagcaaaaCCGAAAACAGATGAGGAATAAAATTTTAGACAAGTGACAAAgttaaagtttagtttagtaaaatacatgctaaaCCCAGTGATGTAGCGCTAACCTTTTTTTTACCATAACTGTAAAGTTGAAATAAATGGATGTAGGAGACCAAGAGTCCAAATGGTGGAGACTCCACCATTTGGCTGTTCCAACTATGTGGCGGTTGGAACAGCTGGGGGCCTGGGGGGCTGTAAGCCCTCCAGTGAGCCCCCCAGCCAAAGCCTAAAAGgctttaaaatcatgtatatgatatgggaaatgagcacatctgtagtaataaataagttAAACCAACCAATTAGGATCACAATCTTGTCATGTTACATGAACATtacatcactgtattgtactgtataTGCTGCTTTTATATTGAATGGCCATTGAATGTTGACTATATTGACATTAgtgtacttgaatcaatgaAATAGAGCTATA
Above is a window of Watersipora subatra chromosome 3, tzWatSuba1.1, whole genome shotgun sequence DNA encoding:
- the LOC137391090 gene encoding ras-related protein Rap-1-like; protein product: MREYKLVVLGSGGVGKSALTVQFVQGIFVEKYDPTIEDSYRKQIEVDDQNCMLEILDTAGTEQFTAMRDLYMKNGQGFILVYSITAQSTFNDLQDLRLQILRVKDTAEVPMVLVGNKCDLEDERVVGKDQGEGLANEWRVRFMETSAKSKTNVSEIFFELVRQINQKVPDVKKKQGGDNCCVLL